A region of Nerophis lumbriciformis linkage group LG26, RoL_Nlum_v2.1, whole genome shotgun sequence DNA encodes the following proteins:
- the neff2 gene encoding low molecular weight neuronal intermediate filament → MDLGQASSVNSQLLGLRSQEKEQLVDLNDRFATYIEKVRHLELQNRALLVELEGLRKRQNQPSRLQATYEGEARTLRAMIESESEDKVQMETERDYLHGVHEQMKVRLEEEVQRRVVAEEELLQVREEADRAGLSNCDAEATVASLCDEIAFLRKVFAEEHKELQAQLQVVNISVEEVKVVRPDLSVALREIRAQYERLAGKNMQAAEDWYRSKCASVAEVASKNNEAAHAIREETLEYQRRLQSRSSEIEALRNVIDSLKKQLEELEETQVKEVDKYQLRINELDRDIHEAKQEMGRYLKDYQDLLNVKMALDIEIGAYRQLLEGEEIRLSYPYLPGIH, encoded by the exons ATGGACCTGGGCCAGGCCAGCTCTGTCAACTCACAGCTGCTGGGTCTGCGCTCACAGGAGAAAGAGCAGTTGGTGGACCTTAACGACCGCTTCGCCACCTACATCGAGAAGGTCAGGCACCTGGAGCTGCAGAACCGAGCGCTGCTGGTGGAACTAGAGGGGTTGCGCAAGCGGCAGAACCAGCCGTCCCGCCTGCAGGCTACTTACGAAGGGGAGGCACGTACTTTGAGGGCCATGATTGAGTCTGAGAGCGAAGACAAGGTGCAGATGGAGACGGAGAGGGACTACCTGCATGGTGTGCACGAGCAAATGAAGGTGCGCTTGGAGGAGGAGGTTCAGCGGCGTGTGGTTGCTGAGGAAGAGCTTCTGCAAGTCAGGGAGGAGGCGGACCGGGCTGGGCTCTCCAACTGTGACGCCGAGGCCACCGTGGCCTCCTTGTGTGACGAGATAGCCTTCCTAAGGAAAGTCTTTGCTGAGGAGCACAAGGAGCTGCAGGCCCAGCTGCAGGTGGTCAACATCAGCGTGGAGGAGGTGAAGGTGGTCCGGCCCGACCTCTCCGTGGCGCTGCGGGAAATCCGGGCCCAGTACGAGCGGCTGGCCGGCAAGAACATGCAGGCCGCAGAGGACTGGTACAGGAGCAAGTGCGCCAGCGTGGCAGAGGTGGCCAGCAAGAACAACGAAGCGGCACACGCCATCCGCGAGGAGACCTTGGAGTACCAGAGACGCCTCCAGTCCCGCTCCTCCGAGATCGAGGCTCTCCGGAATGTCATCGACTCCCTTAAAAAACAGCTGGAAGAGCTTGAGGAGACCCAAGTGAAGGAGGTGGACAAGTACCAG CTGAGGATCAATGAACTGGATAGAGACATCCATGAAGCCAAGCAGGAGATGGGGCGCTACCTGAAAGACTACCAAGACCTTCTCAATGTCAAGATGGCTTTGGACATTGAAATAGGGGCATACAG ACAACTTCTGGAAGGAGAAGAGATCCGGCTGTCGTATCCCTACCTCCCTGGAATACACTAA
- the LOC133623604 gene encoding nanos homolog 1-like: MDVVDHGYLDARSPYDYTFNFWNDYLGLSTLVAPNKMRGSPCGPNSITESLKATLGLDDCVTAPSREHQDRCSSLYELQERISLLRPCGQLGAADRDAAAAAYGGLEALSAERRRKQAKPEPKVCVFCRNNGAPEEVYGTHILKTADGRVLCPILRAYTCPLCSANGDNAHTIKYCPLSREPPGGHRLLARGSRLTGKRLKIFS; this comes from the coding sequence ATGGATGTTGTGGACCACGGCTATTTGGACGCGCGCTCTCCCTACGACTACACTTTCAATTTTTGGAACGACTACCTGGGCCTGTCGACACTTGTGGCCCCCAACAAGATGCGCGGCTCCCCTTGCGGCCCCAACTCCATCACGGAGTCGCTAAAAGCCACGCTGGGCTTGGACGACTGCGTGACGGCGCCGAGCAGAGAGCACCAGGACCGCTGCTCCTCGCTCTACGAGCTCCAGGAGCGGATCTCGCTCCTCCGGCCGTGCGGGCAACTCGGGGCCGCGGACAGAGACGCGGCGGCGGCCGCCTACGGGGGGTTAGAGGCGCTCTCGGCGGAGCGGAGACGCAAGCAGGCCAAGCCGGAGCCCAAAGTGTGCGTGTTCTGTCGGAACAACGGCGCGCCGGAGGAGGTGTACGGCACGCACATCTTGAAGACGGCGGACGGCCGGGTGCTGTGCCCCATCCTGCGGGCCTACACCTGCCCGCTGTGCAGCGCCAACGGAGACAACGCGCACACCATCAAGTACTGCCCGCTGTCCAGGGAGCCGCCTGGCGGGCACAGGCTGCTGGCCAGGGGGAGCAGACTGACTGGCAAGAGACTCAAAATCTTCTCGTGA